One segment of Syngnathus scovelli strain Florida chromosome 6, RoL_Ssco_1.2, whole genome shotgun sequence DNA contains the following:
- the tph1a gene encoding tryptophan 5-hydroxylase 1a isoform X2 yields MFSGALQTWIHRKILTRVVCATLERQNMINKSTFTKIEENTEKNTLEKGRATIIFSLKNEVGGLVKALKLFQENHVNLVHIESRKSKRRNSEFEIFVDCDSNHEQLNEIIQLLRKHVSVVDMEPPDNSCLPEEDMQNVPWFPKKISDLDKCANRVLMYGSDLDADHPGFKDNVYRKRRKYFADLAMAYKHGELIPRIEFTEEEVKTWGVVYRELNKLYPSHACREYLKNLPLLSKYCECREDNIPQLEDVSRFLRERTGFTIRPVAGYLSPRDFLAGLAFRVFHCTQYVRHSSDPLYTPEPDTCHELLGHVPLLAEPSFAQFSQEIGLASLGASDDSIQKLATCYFFTVEFGLCKQEGQLRAYGAGLLSSISELKHALSGKSKIMSFDPKVTSKQECIITTFQDVYFVSDSFEEAKVKMREFAKTIKRPFTVRYNPYTQSVDVLKDTPSINSVVEELRHELDIVGDALNRLNKQLGV; encoded by the exons ATGTTTTCAGGGGCCTTACAGACATGGATCCACCGAAAAATACTCACCCGGGTGGTTTGTGCTACACTTGAAAGGCAAAATATG ATTAACAAATCAACCTTCACAAAAATAGAAGAAAACACTGAGAAGAATACACTGGAGAAAGGCAGAGCAACAATTATCTTTTCCCTCAAGAATGAAGTGGGAGGACTTGTAAAGGCACTCAAACTCTTCCAG GAAAATCACGTCAACCTAGTGCACATCGAGTCCAGGAAATCAAAAAGGCGCAACTCTGAGTTTGAAATCTTTGTGGACTGTGACAGCAACCACGAACAACTCAACGAAATCATCCAGCTGTTGCGGAAGCATGTGAGCGTGGTGGACATGGAGCCTCCAGATAATTCCTGTCTACCGGAGGAAG ATATGCAGAATGTACCGTGGTTCCCAAAGAAAATATCCGACTTGGACAAGTGTGCCAATCGTGTCCTGATGTACGGTTCTGATTTGGATGCTGATCATCCG GGTTTCAAGGATAATGTCTATCGCAAAAGACGAAAGTATTTTGCAGATCTCGCAATGGCCTACAAACA CGGTGAGCTGATTCCTCGCATAGAGTTTACAGAGGAGGAAGTGAAAACATGGGGTGTTGTGTATAGAGAGCTCAACAAGTTGTACCCAAGCCATGCTTGTAGGGAATACTTGAAAAACTTGCCACTGCTCTCCAAATACTGTGAATGTCGAGAAGACAATATTCCCCAACTGGAAGACGTTTCTCGCTTCCTCAGGG AACGCACCGGGTTTACCATCAGGCCTGTGGCTGGTTACCTGTCCCCTCGTGACTTCCTGGCTGGTTTGGCTTTCCGTGTTTTCCATTGCACCCAGTATGTGCGACACAGCTCTGACCCCTTATACACTCCTGAGCC GGACACGTGTCATGAGCTGCTGGGTCACGTCCCCCTACTGGCGGAGCCCAGTTTTGCACAATTTTCCCAGGAGATCGGCCTGGCTTCATTGGGAGCCTCGGACGACTCTATTCAGAAACTGGCCACA tgtTATTTTTTCACAGTGGAGTTTGGGCTATGCAAACAGGAAGGACAGCTGAGAGCATATGGGGCTGGACTGCTTTCATCCATCAGTGAGCTCAAG CACGCCCTTTCTGGAAAATCAAAGATCATGTCATTCGACCCCAAAGTAACATCCAAACAAGAATGCATCATCACAACTTTTCAGGATGTTTACTTTGTATCAGACAGCTTTGAGGAGGCCAAAGTCAAGATGAG GGAGTTTGCCAAGACCATCAAGCGTCCCTTCACAGTACGGTACAACCCCTACACCCAAAGTGTGGATGTGCTTAAAGACACTCCCAGCATCAACAGTGTTGTGGAGGAACTCCGACATGAGCTCGACATTGTGGGTGACGCGCTGAACCGCCTCAACAAGCAACTCGGAGTCTGA
- the sergef gene encoding secretion-regulating guanine nucleotide exchange factor isoform X2 codes for MATILRQEFCLLAWGANSYGQHGQGHEEDQAVPRLSNKIALHGRTVQAVCGGGGHTVVVTDDGEAFVCGQNHRGQLGLGHTASCSTLQHCSGLNQRVTNVACGWDFTLLLTDCGKLLACGSNVFGQLGIGQMTSHSAEVVLIEGLKERVVNIAAGLRHALGITDSGCVYQWGTGLHSLAKKALSPDPVPSHLNSKVPSLVPGLDQKISRVITAGSAHCGCLTGDGDLFLWGSNKHGQLTATEPFLSTPTPLERSLLNGEKIVNVWSGWTHIVAQTETRRVFTWGRGNYGQLGRPPPKGPNPEHQSANSGGQTFLPAEVNVLYGATQGPLYGSVAVNLQSKWLLYDRRGLLIKQMSRLGKGETPDRFYPTHGDRRRSGDVCHRAVTLRA; via the exons ATGGCAACTATCTTGCGGCAGGAATTTTGTTTACTCGCGTGG GGGGCCAACAGTTACGGGCAACATGGGCAGGGACATGAGGAGGACCAGGCAGTCCCACGCCTCTCGAACAAGATTGCTCTGCATGGAAGGACGGTCCAGGCTGTTTGCGGTGGCGGGGGACACACGGTGGTTGTCACTG ACGATGGAGAGGCGTTTGTGTGTGGGCAAAATCACAGAGGCCAGCTTGGACTCGGCCACACTGCCAGCTGCTCAACACTTCAGCACTGCTCGGGCCTGAATCAGAGGGTCACAAATGTTGCCTGTGGCTGGGACTTTACTCTTCTTCTTACTG ATTGTGGTAAGCTATTAGCGTGTGGCTCCAATGTGTTTGGACAGCTGGGTATTGGTCAGATGACTTCACACTCTGCAGAAGTGGTGCTCATTGAG GGTTTGAAGGAGCGTGTGGTGAACATAGCAGCAGGTCTCCGGCACGCTCTTGGAATCACAG ACTCAGGATGCGTTTACCAGTGGGGGACAGGTCTTCATAGCCTTGCCAAGAAAGCACTGAGTCCAGACCCTGTTCCATCACACCTCAACTCCAAGGTTCCTTCTCTGGTGCCAG GTTTGGATCAGAAGATTTCTCGTGTTATCACTGCAGGCTCAGCACACTGTGGGTGCCTTACAG GAGACGGTGATTTATTTCTTTGGGGAAGCAACAAGCACGGCCAGCTGACAGCCACCGAGCCCTTTCTGTCTACGCCCACTCCGCTCGAGCGCTCACTATTGAATGGAGAGAAAATTGTAAATGTGTGGAGCGGTTGGACTCACATTGTTGCTCAAACAG AGACTAGAAGAGTGTTCACTTGGGGCAGAGGGAATTACGGACAACTGGGCCGACCCCCGCCCAAAGGCCCAAATCCTGAGCACCAATCAGCAAACAGTGGCGGGCAGACTTTCTTGCCTGCTGAGGTGAATGTCCTCTACGGAGCAACACAG GGCCCATTGTATGGCAGCGTGGCTGTTAACCTGCAATCCAaatggttgctatatgacaggaGAGGGCTGCTAATAAAACAGATGTCAAGGTTGGGCAAGGGTGAAACTCCGGATCGTTTTTATCCAACCCACGGGGATCGTCGACGCAGCGGCGACGTATGTCATCGTGCCGTCACCTTACGTGCGTAA
- the sergef gene encoding secretion-regulating guanine nucleotide exchange factor isoform X3 yields MATILRQEFCLLAWGANSYGQHGQGHEEDQAVPRLSNKIALHGRTVQAVCGGGGHTVVVTDDGEAFVCGQNHRGQLGLGHTASCSTLQHCSGLNQRVTNVACGWDFTLLLTDCGKLLACGSNVFGQLGIGQMTSHSAEVVLIEGLKERVVNIAAGLRHALGITDSGCVYQWGTGLHSLAKKALSPDPVPSHLNSKVPSLVPGLDQKISRVITAGSAHCGCLTGDGDLFLWGSNKHGQLTATEPFLSTPTPLERSLLNGEKIVNVWSGWTHIVAQTETRRVFTWGRGNYGQLGRPPPKGPNPEHQSANSGGQTFLPAEVNVLYGATQIACGSEHNLAIVDAEKADQGTGGAQVNLTGASPFLGLERTRNVWRRFAG; encoded by the exons ATGGCAACTATCTTGCGGCAGGAATTTTGTTTACTCGCGTGG GGGGCCAACAGTTACGGGCAACATGGGCAGGGACATGAGGAGGACCAGGCAGTCCCACGCCTCTCGAACAAGATTGCTCTGCATGGAAGGACGGTCCAGGCTGTTTGCGGTGGCGGGGGACACACGGTGGTTGTCACTG ACGATGGAGAGGCGTTTGTGTGTGGGCAAAATCACAGAGGCCAGCTTGGACTCGGCCACACTGCCAGCTGCTCAACACTTCAGCACTGCTCGGGCCTGAATCAGAGGGTCACAAATGTTGCCTGTGGCTGGGACTTTACTCTTCTTCTTACTG ATTGTGGTAAGCTATTAGCGTGTGGCTCCAATGTGTTTGGACAGCTGGGTATTGGTCAGATGACTTCACACTCTGCAGAAGTGGTGCTCATTGAG GGTTTGAAGGAGCGTGTGGTGAACATAGCAGCAGGTCTCCGGCACGCTCTTGGAATCACAG ACTCAGGATGCGTTTACCAGTGGGGGACAGGTCTTCATAGCCTTGCCAAGAAAGCACTGAGTCCAGACCCTGTTCCATCACACCTCAACTCCAAGGTTCCTTCTCTGGTGCCAG GTTTGGATCAGAAGATTTCTCGTGTTATCACTGCAGGCTCAGCACACTGTGGGTGCCTTACAG GAGACGGTGATTTATTTCTTTGGGGAAGCAACAAGCACGGCCAGCTGACAGCCACCGAGCCCTTTCTGTCTACGCCCACTCCGCTCGAGCGCTCACTATTGAATGGAGAGAAAATTGTAAATGTGTGGAGCGGTTGGACTCACATTGTTGCTCAAACAG AGACTAGAAGAGTGTTCACTTGGGGCAGAGGGAATTACGGACAACTGGGCCGACCCCCGCCCAAAGGCCCAAATCCTGAGCACCAATCAGCAAACAGTGGCGGGCAGACTTTCTTGCCTGCTGAGGTGAATGTCCTCTACGGAGCAACACAG aTTGCCTGTGGATCTGAACATAACCTTGCCATTGTAG ATGCTGAGAAGGCAGACCAGGGAACGGGAGGTGCTCAAGTCAACCTCAC
- the tph1a gene encoding tryptophan 5-hydroxylase 1a isoform X1, whose product MAHFITQITIDGPRRGRSFDSMNKAYEEKLLNNEINKSTFTKIEENTEKNTLEKGRATIIFSLKNEVGGLVKALKLFQENHVNLVHIESRKSKRRNSEFEIFVDCDSNHEQLNEIIQLLRKHVSVVDMEPPDNSCLPEEDMQNVPWFPKKISDLDKCANRVLMYGSDLDADHPGFKDNVYRKRRKYFADLAMAYKHGELIPRIEFTEEEVKTWGVVYRELNKLYPSHACREYLKNLPLLSKYCECREDNIPQLEDVSRFLRERTGFTIRPVAGYLSPRDFLAGLAFRVFHCTQYVRHSSDPLYTPEPDTCHELLGHVPLLAEPSFAQFSQEIGLASLGASDDSIQKLATCYFFTVEFGLCKQEGQLRAYGAGLLSSISELKHALSGKSKIMSFDPKVTSKQECIITTFQDVYFVSDSFEEAKVKMREFAKTIKRPFTVRYNPYTQSVDVLKDTPSINSVVEELRHELDIVGDALNRLNKQLGV is encoded by the exons atgGCACATTTTATTACCCAAATTAC AATTGATGGACCTCGAAGGGGGAGATCATTTGACTCCATGAATAAAGCCTATGAAGAAAAACTACTCAACAATGAG ATTAACAAATCAACCTTCACAAAAATAGAAGAAAACACTGAGAAGAATACACTGGAGAAAGGCAGAGCAACAATTATCTTTTCCCTCAAGAATGAAGTGGGAGGACTTGTAAAGGCACTCAAACTCTTCCAG GAAAATCACGTCAACCTAGTGCACATCGAGTCCAGGAAATCAAAAAGGCGCAACTCTGAGTTTGAAATCTTTGTGGACTGTGACAGCAACCACGAACAACTCAACGAAATCATCCAGCTGTTGCGGAAGCATGTGAGCGTGGTGGACATGGAGCCTCCAGATAATTCCTGTCTACCGGAGGAAG ATATGCAGAATGTACCGTGGTTCCCAAAGAAAATATCCGACTTGGACAAGTGTGCCAATCGTGTCCTGATGTACGGTTCTGATTTGGATGCTGATCATCCG GGTTTCAAGGATAATGTCTATCGCAAAAGACGAAAGTATTTTGCAGATCTCGCAATGGCCTACAAACA CGGTGAGCTGATTCCTCGCATAGAGTTTACAGAGGAGGAAGTGAAAACATGGGGTGTTGTGTATAGAGAGCTCAACAAGTTGTACCCAAGCCATGCTTGTAGGGAATACTTGAAAAACTTGCCACTGCTCTCCAAATACTGTGAATGTCGAGAAGACAATATTCCCCAACTGGAAGACGTTTCTCGCTTCCTCAGGG AACGCACCGGGTTTACCATCAGGCCTGTGGCTGGTTACCTGTCCCCTCGTGACTTCCTGGCTGGTTTGGCTTTCCGTGTTTTCCATTGCACCCAGTATGTGCGACACAGCTCTGACCCCTTATACACTCCTGAGCC GGACACGTGTCATGAGCTGCTGGGTCACGTCCCCCTACTGGCGGAGCCCAGTTTTGCACAATTTTCCCAGGAGATCGGCCTGGCTTCATTGGGAGCCTCGGACGACTCTATTCAGAAACTGGCCACA tgtTATTTTTTCACAGTGGAGTTTGGGCTATGCAAACAGGAAGGACAGCTGAGAGCATATGGGGCTGGACTGCTTTCATCCATCAGTGAGCTCAAG CACGCCCTTTCTGGAAAATCAAAGATCATGTCATTCGACCCCAAAGTAACATCCAAACAAGAATGCATCATCACAACTTTTCAGGATGTTTACTTTGTATCAGACAGCTTTGAGGAGGCCAAAGTCAAGATGAG GGAGTTTGCCAAGACCATCAAGCGTCCCTTCACAGTACGGTACAACCCCTACACCCAAAGTGTGGATGTGCTTAAAGACACTCCCAGCATCAACAGTGTTGTGGAGGAACTCCGACATGAGCTCGACATTGTGGGTGACGCGCTGAACCGCCTCAACAAGCAACTCGGAGTCTGA